The Myxococcota bacterium genome includes a window with the following:
- a CDS encoding UDP-glucose/GDP-mannose dehydrogenase family protein produces the protein MNIGVIGTGYVGLVTGACFAEFGVRVICADVNEEKIAGLERGEMPIYEPGLEDLVARNVKQGRLSFTTSTVEAVNESLVLFIAVPTPPQEDGSTDLTAVEAVARDIGRSMDGYKVIVNKSTVPVGTAEKVRGWIEDEQKKTGNHVEFSVASNPEFLREGAAIGDFMRPDRVVIGTDDEQATAILKSLYRPLYLIEAPILLTNVVTAELTKYAANAFLATKISFINEMSQLCEKTGADVHDIARGIGLDKRIGAKFLHPGPGYGGSCFPKDTRSVAHYAREAGTPLQIVESVIEVNQGQQEHMISKVVSCLDGQPAGKTVGVLGLSFKPETDDMRDSPAVTIIRALQEQGAKVQAYDPQAMEAAKQELSDLRLCEDAYDACRDADVLVIVTEWNQFRMLDLDRVKSLLARPAIADLRNIYEPAEMRAAGFDYVCVGRA, from the coding sequence ATGAACATCGGAGTGATCGGCACGGGCTACGTCGGTTTGGTGACCGGCGCGTGCTTCGCAGAATTCGGTGTGCGGGTGATCTGCGCGGATGTGAACGAGGAGAAGATCGCGGGTCTCGAGCGCGGCGAGATGCCGATCTACGAGCCCGGTCTCGAAGACCTCGTGGCCCGGAACGTGAAGCAGGGACGCCTGAGTTTCACGACGAGCACCGTCGAGGCGGTCAACGAGTCGCTGGTGCTGTTCATCGCGGTGCCGACGCCGCCGCAGGAAGACGGCAGCACGGACCTCACCGCCGTCGAGGCGGTGGCGCGCGACATCGGCCGCAGCATGGATGGCTACAAGGTCATCGTGAACAAGAGCACAGTGCCCGTGGGCACTGCCGAAAAGGTGCGCGGCTGGATCGAAGACGAGCAGAAGAAGACGGGCAACCACGTCGAGTTCAGCGTCGCCTCGAACCCCGAGTTCCTCCGCGAGGGGGCTGCGATCGGTGACTTCATGCGGCCCGACCGCGTGGTGATCGGCACCGACGACGAGCAGGCCACGGCGATCCTGAAGAGCCTGTATCGCCCGCTCTACCTGATCGAGGCACCGATCCTGCTGACGAACGTCGTCACCGCCGAGCTCACGAAGTACGCGGCGAACGCATTCCTCGCGACGAAGATCTCGTTCATCAACGAGATGTCCCAGCTCTGCGAGAAGACGGGCGCCGATGTCCACGACATCGCCCGCGGAATCGGCCTCGACAAACGCATCGGCGCGAAGTTCCTGCATCCCGGTCCGGGCTACGGCGGCAGCTGCTTCCCGAAGGACACGCGCTCGGTGGCCCACTACGCGCGCGAGGCCGGCACGCCGTTGCAGATCGTGGAGTCGGTGATCGAGGTGAACCAGGGGCAGCAGGAGCACATGATCTCGAAGGTCGTGTCCTGTCTCGACGGCCAGCCGGCCGGGAAGACCGTCGGTGTGCTGGGACTCTCCTTCAAGCCCGAGACCGACGACATGCGCGACTCCCCGGCGGTCACCATCATCCGGGCGCTGCAGGAGCAGGGCGCGAAGGTGCAGGCCTACGATCCCCAGGCGATGGAGGCCGCGAAGCAGGAGCTTTCTGACCTGCGCCTGTGCGAGGACGCCTACGACGCCTGCCGCGATGCGGACGTGTTGGTGATCGTCACCGAGTGGAACCAGTTCCGGATGCTCGACCTCGATCGGGTGAAGTCGCTGCTGGCGCGCCCGGCGATCGCCGACCTCCGCAACATCTATGAGCCGGCGGAGATGCGCGCCGCTGGCTTCGACTACGTCTGCGTCGGACGCGCTTGA
- a CDS encoding mannose-1-phosphate guanylyltransferase, protein MSRRRCAPLASTTSASDALEVTRRSPPIHAVILAGGAGERFWPASRQAFPKPFLRVVGGKTLLDATAARGRRAAVRDGLWVVCGEEHARPIRRALPGMGRGRVLVEPMRRNTAAAVCLAALRIAAEDPEAVMLVLPADHHIPDARAFVADIRKAARAAAEEDVLVTLGVEPTRPETGYGYIQRSTAVGSAHPGMFRVRRFVEKPDAKTARRYLRQGGYSWNAGIFVWKAQTILEELERYMPELLRVLAPVASRRRAPGKDALARAYERAPSAPIDTAVLERSQRVWTLPVSWAWSDVGTWESLAQELGVGPGESRVVEGELRFDEPGGNLVWGPAGKPVTLLGVEGLAVIDAGDALLVTRLDRSNDVRGIVKALKAQGRGDVT, encoded by the coding sequence ATGAGCCGGCGGAGATGCGCGCCGCTGGCTTCGACTACGTCTGCGTCGGACGCGCTTGAGGTGACACGCCGCTCTCCCCCCATCCACGCGGTGATCCTCGCCGGTGGCGCCGGCGAACGTTTCTGGCCCGCTTCGCGGCAAGCTTTTCCCAAACCCTTCCTGCGTGTCGTGGGCGGCAAGACGCTGCTCGACGCCACCGCGGCGCGCGGGCGTCGTGCGGCGGTGCGCGATGGGCTGTGGGTCGTGTGCGGCGAAGAGCACGCGCGGCCGATCCGCCGTGCGCTGCCCGGCATGGGTCGCGGGCGCGTCCTCGTCGAGCCGATGCGTCGCAACACGGCCGCTGCCGTGTGCCTGGCCGCGCTGCGGATCGCCGCCGAGGATCCGGAGGCGGTGATGTTGGTGCTGCCCGCGGACCACCACATCCCCGACGCGCGCGCCTTCGTCGCCGACATTCGCAAGGCCGCCCGGGCAGCGGCGGAAGAAGACGTCCTGGTCACCCTCGGCGTCGAGCCGACCCGTCCAGAGACGGGCTACGGCTACATCCAACGCAGCACGGCCGTGGGGTCCGCTCACCCGGGCATGTTCCGCGTGCGGCGCTTCGTGGAGAAGCCCGACGCGAAGACCGCGCGTCGCTACCTGCGCCAGGGGGGCTACTCCTGGAACGCGGGCATCTTCGTGTGGAAGGCCCAGACGATCCTCGAAGAGCTCGAGCGCTACATGCCCGAGCTCCTGCGCGTGCTCGCGCCGGTCGCATCCCGGCGGCGCGCGCCGGGCAAGGACGCGCTGGCCCGTGCCTACGAGCGCGCGCCTTCCGCCCCGATCGACACGGCGGTCCTCGAGCGCAGCCAGCGCGTTTGGACCCTGCCGGTTTCGTGGGCCTGGAGCGACGTCGGCACCTGGGAATCGCTCGCCCAGGAACTCGGGGTCGGCCCCGGCGAGTCCCGTGTCGTCGAAGGCGAGCTTCGCTTCGACGAACCGGGTGGCAACCTCGTCTGGGGGCCTGCTGGGAAGCCCGTGACGCTGCTCGGCGTCGAGGGATTGGCGGTCATCGACGCGGGCGACGCCTTGCTGGTCACTCGCCTCGACCGCAGCAACGACGTGCGCGGTATCGTAAAGGCACTAAAGGCCCAGGGGCGGGGCGACGTAACGTAG
- the gmd gene encoding GDP-mannose 4,6-dehydratase: protein MSRALITGVTGQDGSYLADLLLEKGYEVHGMVRRSSTETFERIAHLRDKITLHQADLLDQSSLVNLLREVRPRELYNLAAQSFVPTSWVQPSLTGEFTALGVTRMLDAVRLVDPEIRFYQASSSEMFGMVQEVPQKETTPFYPRSPYAVAKVYGHWITVNYRESYDLFAVSGILFNHESPRRGREFVTRKITEAAARIKLGLQDELPIGNVEAKRDWGYAKEYVEAMWMMLRAPKAEDFVIGTGVHHTVRECLQFAFDHVGLDPDDFTRVDPSLMRPAEVETLLADPTKATRELGWTAKMPFQELIQLMVDSDLERQERASGRRQGQAGTR from the coding sequence GTGAGTCGAGCCCTGATCACTGGAGTCACGGGCCAGGACGGCTCGTATCTCGCCGACCTCCTGCTCGAGAAGGGCTACGAGGTGCACGGGATGGTGCGCCGCTCGAGCACCGAGACCTTCGAGCGGATCGCTCACCTGCGCGACAAGATCACGCTGCACCAGGCCGATCTCCTCGACCAGAGTTCGCTCGTGAACCTGCTACGCGAAGTCCGTCCGCGCGAACTCTACAACCTGGCCGCCCAATCCTTCGTGCCGACGAGCTGGGTGCAGCCCTCGCTCACCGGTGAGTTCACGGCGCTCGGCGTGACGCGGATGCTCGACGCGGTGCGTCTCGTCGATCCGGAGATCCGTTTCTACCAGGCGTCGAGCTCCGAGATGTTCGGCATGGTGCAAGAGGTTCCGCAGAAGGAGACGACGCCCTTCTACCCGCGCAGCCCCTACGCCGTTGCGAAGGTCTACGGGCACTGGATCACCGTGAACTATCGCGAGAGCTACGACCTCTTCGCGGTTTCGGGAATTCTCTTCAACCACGAGTCACCGCGTCGCGGTCGTGAGTTCGTGACGCGCAAGATCACCGAGGCGGCCGCCCGCATCAAACTCGGACTACAGGACGAACTCCCCATTGGGAACGTCGAAGCGAAACGCGACTGGGGCTACGCGAAGGAATACGTCGAGGCGATGTGGATGATGCTCCGCGCGCCGAAGGCGGAAGACTTCGTGATCGGCACGGGCGTCCACCACACCGTGCGCGAGTGCCTCCAGTTCGCGTTCGACCACGTGGGTCTGGACCCGGATGACTTCACCCGCGTCGATCCGTCGCTGATGCGCCCTGCCGAAGTGGAGACGCTGCTCGCCGACCCGACGAAGGCGACGCGCGAGCTCGGCTGGACGGCGAAGATGCCGTTCCAGGAGCTGATCCAGCTGATGGTCGACTCGGACCTCGAGCGCCAGGAGCGCGCCTCCGGCCGTCGACAGGGGCAGGCAGGCACCCGTTGA
- a CDS encoding MraY family glycosyltransferase, which produces MDALLIATPLAAGFLASLLMTLPAGRLASAAGAIDKPTARGVNVRSGVPLWGGLGVAAGVACGLWATVSVTEVEADPSRWWGLFVGAGLLVVAGMWDDRFGLSALPKLAVQLVAASAAILSGFEIGVFTDPFALEIIELPRWIVWPASLLWIVGITNAMNLLDGLDGLASGVGAIIGATLSLIAFQAGAPLGLCVGLALVGALLGFLPHNFAPARLFLGDTGSLLIGFLLALVALEGYRRVSLITFVVPLLALAVPILDTSLSIVRRLRMRTNILSADRMHMHHRLLDFEGSAQAAVLQFYFVTAAFCLIAVSFTQLQGVTAIVFLLAVAGLTLRLLWNLGVLDVDTQEGDESDATPQEHP; this is translated from the coding sequence ATGGACGCGCTCCTGATCGCCACACCCCTTGCCGCTGGCTTTCTCGCCAGTTTGTTGATGACCCTGCCCGCAGGCCGTCTGGCCAGCGCTGCGGGGGCGATCGACAAGCCGACGGCCCGGGGCGTGAACGTGCGCAGCGGCGTACCGCTGTGGGGCGGGCTCGGCGTTGCCGCCGGTGTGGCCTGCGGCCTCTGGGCGACCGTGTCGGTGACCGAGGTCGAAGCGGATCCGTCGCGCTGGTGGGGGCTGTTCGTCGGCGCGGGGCTACTCGTCGTGGCCGGGATGTGGGACGACCGCTTCGGCTTGAGCGCGCTCCCGAAGCTCGCAGTCCAGCTCGTGGCGGCTTCCGCTGCGATCCTCTCGGGCTTCGAGATCGGTGTCTTCACCGATCCCTTCGCGCTCGAGATCATCGAACTGCCCCGCTGGATCGTGTGGCCCGCATCGCTGCTCTGGATCGTGGGCATCACGAACGCGATGAATCTGCTCGACGGCCTTGACGGACTTGCGAGTGGCGTTGGTGCGATCATCGGGGCAACGCTCAGCCTGATCGCGTTCCAGGCCGGCGCGCCCCTCGGTTTGTGTGTCGGGCTCGCGCTGGTCGGAGCGCTGCTGGGATTCCTGCCCCACAACTTTGCCCCGGCGCGGCTCTTCCTGGGGGACACCGGGTCGCTGTTGATCGGCTTCCTGCTGGCCCTCGTCGCCCTCGAGGGCTATCGCCGCGTTTCGCTGATCACCTTCGTCGTGCCGCTGCTGGCGCTCGCCGTCCCGATCCTCGACACCAGCCTGTCGATCGTGCGCCGCCTGCGCATGCGCACCAACATCCTCTCCGCGGACCGCATGCACATGCATCACCGGCTCCTCGACTTCGAGGGGTCGGCCCAGGCTGCGGTCCTGCAGTTCTACTTCGTGACGGCGGCCTTCTGCTTGATCGCCGTCTCGTTCACTCAGCTCCAGGGGGTCACGGCGATCGTGTTCCTGCTGGCAGTCGCAGGGCTGACACTTCGTCTGCTCTGGAACCTCGGCGTGCTGGATGTCGACACCCAAGAGGGCGACGAGTCCGATGCCACACCACAGGAGCACCCGTGA
- a CDS encoding Crp/Fnr family transcriptional regulator: MSRHTKEALDSLRGIPLFSGVKDDDLARIADLLIERRFPKHKTIVEEGLPGDYMYVIREGRVQVSKLSDDGREKILEFFEAGAFFGEMSLLDDAPRSASVRALTDTRIFALSRADFLGMMRRSPDIAMAVVQELTRRLRDTDEQASSLSFQRVTQRTQGLLQRLAKEESDRVGRHITPALTHQQIADMIGTSRETVTRALKDLKTEGWLEQEGKRYLVPSP, translated from the coding sequence ATGAGCCGACACACCAAAGAAGCGCTCGACTCGCTGCGGGGAATCCCGCTGTTTTCCGGGGTCAAGGACGACGACCTCGCGCGTATCGCGGACCTCCTGATCGAACGTCGCTTCCCGAAGCACAAGACGATCGTCGAAGAGGGGCTGCCTGGCGACTACATGTACGTGATCCGCGAGGGTCGCGTGCAGGTGTCGAAGCTCTCCGACGACGGCCGCGAGAAGATCCTCGAGTTCTTCGAGGCGGGCGCCTTCTTCGGAGAAATGTCGCTGCTCGACGACGCGCCGCGGTCCGCGAGCGTGCGCGCCCTGACCGACACCCGCATCTTCGCGCTGTCTCGCGCCGACTTTCTCGGGATGATGCGACGCTCCCCCGACATCGCGATGGCGGTGGTCCAGGAGCTGACCCGTCGCCTTCGTGACACCGACGAGCAAGCCAGCTCGCTGTCCTTCCAGCGCGTCACCCAGCGGACCCAGGGTCTCCTGCAGCGCCTCGCGAAGGAAGAGTCGGACCGCGTGGGTCGTCACATCACGCCGGCACTCACCCACCAGCAGATCGCCGACATGATCGGGACCTCGCGCGAGACGGTGACGCGCGCGCTGAAAGACCTGAAGACCGAGGGCTGGCTCGAACAAGAGGGCAAGCGCTACCTCGTTCCCTCGCCCTGA
- a CDS encoding CpsD/CapB family tyrosine-protein kinase: protein MAKIYDALRRAEQERRKLGEEAAPVARLDWEPEVPVEAERKPAPPSESLFRRLWPKKPVASEAGDINKRRVALLQPDSFVAEQFRGLRGRIDALESAERPLRTVAIASALPGEGKTTASINLALVTALSLGRRVLLVDCDLRRPNVHRALGIQPKAGLAEVLTGESTLEDAIQIADGANLEVLPVKAKPANPSELLGSPAMSELIAEVARRYDRVILDTPAALGLPDAKAIADQCDGLVMVVRADQTRQEDVQTVLEIMDRDRLLGVVLNGTASQEGRYGYTS, encoded by the coding sequence ATGGCGAAGATCTACGACGCACTCCGACGAGCGGAGCAGGAACGCCGCAAGCTCGGCGAGGAGGCGGCCCCGGTCGCGCGCCTCGATTGGGAGCCCGAGGTTCCGGTCGAGGCCGAGCGCAAGCCCGCGCCGCCCTCCGAATCCCTCTTCCGCCGCCTGTGGCCGAAGAAGCCCGTGGCTTCCGAGGCGGGTGACATCAACAAGCGCCGGGTGGCGCTGCTCCAGCCCGACTCGTTCGTGGCCGAGCAGTTCCGCGGTCTGCGCGGCCGGATCGACGCGCTCGAGTCCGCCGAGCGGCCGCTGCGTACGGTGGCGATCGCCAGCGCACTTCCCGGCGAGGGAAAGACGACCGCGTCGATCAATCTCGCACTCGTCACGGCCCTTAGCCTGGGCCGCCGGGTGCTCTTGGTCGACTGCGACCTGCGACGCCCCAACGTCCACCGCGCCCTCGGGATCCAGCCGAAGGCCGGGCTCGCCGAGGTGCTGACCGGCGAGTCCACCCTCGAAGACGCGATCCAGATCGCGGACGGCGCGAATCTCGAAGTGCTCCCGGTGAAGGCGAAGCCGGCGAATCCGTCCGAGCTCCTCGGCTCGCCCGCCATGTCGGAACTCATCGCGGAGGTGGCCCGCCGCTACGACCGCGTGATCCTGGATACGCCGGCCGCCCTGGGTCTGCCCGACGCGAAGGCCATCGCCGATCAGTGCGACGGACTCGTGATGGTCGTGCGCGCCGATCAGACGCGACAGGAAGACGTCCAGACCGTCCTGGAGATCATGGACCGCGATCGCCTCCTGGGTGTCGTGCTGAACGGCACGGCGTCCCAGGAGGGCCGCTACGGCTACACTAGCTAG
- a CDS encoding SDR family oxidoreductase — protein sequence MSGGRRALVTGGAGFIGGHLAERLLADGWQVRILDDFSSGRASNLAAIENDVETVRGDLRDEATVDAAIADVEVVFHQGAVPSVPRSVAEPLRTHNVNVNGTLGLLERCRHGGVRRVVYAASSSAYGNTAVLPKVETMPASPLSPYALQKYAGEVYCRLYHELYGLETVALRYFNVYGPRQDPKSQYAAVIPNFITACLTGESPRVHGDGEQTRDFTCVLDAVNANVLAADAPKASGSVCNVAAGGRISLNQLLGEIRRQTGADVEPIHDPTREGDVRDSQASLERSNELLGYEPKVAIEEGLALTIAYYAEQGENA from the coding sequence TTGAGTGGCGGACGACGGGCCCTGGTTACGGGCGGGGCGGGCTTCATCGGAGGGCACCTGGCCGAGCGACTGCTAGCGGACGGCTGGCAGGTGCGCATCCTCGACGACTTCTCCTCGGGTCGCGCATCCAACCTGGCCGCGATCGAGAACGATGTCGAGACAGTGCGCGGAGACCTGCGCGACGAGGCGACCGTCGACGCGGCGATCGCCGACGTCGAAGTGGTCTTCCACCAGGGAGCGGTCCCGTCGGTCCCCCGCAGCGTGGCGGAACCCCTCCGCACCCACAACGTGAACGTCAACGGGACTCTGGGCCTGTTGGAGCGTTGCCGTCACGGCGGAGTCCGCCGGGTGGTGTATGCGGCCTCCTCCTCGGCCTACGGAAACACGGCAGTCCTGCCGAAGGTCGAGACCATGCCGGCCAGCCCGCTGTCCCCCTATGCGCTCCAGAAGTACGCCGGCGAGGTCTACTGCCGCCTCTACCACGAGCTCTACGGGCTCGAGACGGTCGCGCTGCGCTACTTCAACGTCTACGGGCCGCGCCAGGATCCGAAGAGTCAGTACGCTGCCGTGATTCCCAACTTCATCACCGCTTGTCTGACGGGAGAGTCCCCGCGGGTTCACGGCGATGGAGAGCAGACGCGTGACTTCACGTGTGTCCTGGACGCCGTGAACGCCAACGTACTGGCGGCCGATGCGCCGAAGGCCTCGGGATCCGTCTGCAATGTCGCCGCAGGCGGCCGCATCAGCTTGAATCAGCTCTTGGGGGAGATCCGGCGTCAGACGGGCGCCGACGTCGAGCCGATCCACGACCCGACGCGAGAAGGGGATGTTCGCGACAGCCAGGCGTCGCTGGAGCGCTCGAACGAACTCCTCGGCTACGAACCCAAGGTGGCGATCGAAGAGGGCCTCGCCCTCACCATTGCCTACTACGCCGAGCAAGGAGAGAACGCATGA
- a CDS encoding ATP-binding protein: MVIHDPAVAAAVWEHSSAGVFAVDRNGRLALMNAAAEQILGVGVGARAQAGAHFEETLAGHPALVRLLREALAGRPALSRAEIGLGPAEDVRTLGFSLTTWPAEDGDLGGVALVFRDLTPIERSDERQRQQERLAALGAMAAGLAHELRNPLAGMEVAAGLLERRFKHDAESLELVGDLRLQLRSLSDTVTASLDFLRPVQVRRECLDPVECLEDALSVALSRAPAPDRVERRFAAALPAFSGDRALLGVALTNLLINACEALLSQSGSASRLELGLEVGAAPELTRAVRVDQPGTRERAPARELRIAVADNGPGIPTDQRDKIFDPFFTTKERGSGIGLAHVQKIVAAHGGSLSLTTSAAGSTFLVHLPLLEEGT, translated from the coding sequence ATGGTCATCCACGATCCCGCCGTCGCTGCAGCGGTGTGGGAGCATTCGAGCGCCGGCGTATTCGCCGTCGATCGCAACGGTCGGCTCGCCCTGATGAACGCGGCCGCCGAGCAGATCCTCGGCGTCGGCGTCGGCGCGCGGGCGCAGGCGGGGGCCCACTTCGAGGAGACCCTCGCGGGTCACCCGGCGCTGGTGCGGCTGCTGCGCGAGGCGCTGGCCGGACGCCCGGCCCTATCCCGGGCCGAGATCGGCCTGGGGCCCGCCGAAGACGTGCGGACGCTGGGCTTCTCGCTCACCACCTGGCCAGCCGAGGACGGCGACCTGGGCGGTGTCGCGCTCGTGTTCCGGGACCTCACGCCGATCGAGCGCTCCGACGAACGCCAACGCCAGCAGGAACGCCTCGCGGCCCTCGGCGCGATGGCCGCCGGGTTGGCCCACGAGCTCCGCAACCCACTCGCGGGCATGGAAGTGGCCGCCGGCCTGCTCGAGCGGCGCTTCAAGCACGACGCCGAGAGCCTCGAGCTCGTCGGCGACCTGCGCCTGCAGCTGCGCTCACTGAGCGACACCGTGACGGCGAGCCTCGACTTCCTCCGGCCCGTGCAGGTACGCCGTGAGTGTCTCGATCCCGTCGAGTGCCTGGAGGACGCACTCTCGGTGGCGTTGAGCCGGGCGCCCGCTCCCGATCGCGTGGAGCGCCGCTTCGCAGCGGCCCTCCCGGCGTTTTCGGGGGATCGCGCGCTGTTGGGCGTCGCCCTGACGAATCTGCTCATCAACGCCTGCGAGGCGTTGCTCTCGCAGTCCGGTTCGGCGTCGCGGCTCGAGCTCGGCCTCGAGGTCGGTGCCGCGCCGGAATTGACGCGCGCGGTTCGTGTGGACCAGCCCGGGACGCGCGAACGGGCTCCCGCCCGCGAGCTGCGCATCGCGGTCGCCGACAACGGGCCGGGGATTCCGACCGACCAGCGCGACAAGATCTTCGACCCGTTCTTCACCACGAAGGAACGCGGCTCCGGGATCGGTCTGGCCCACGTCCAGAAGATCGTCGCCGCCCACGGTGGCAGCCTCTCGCTCACGACCTCGGCGGCGGGCAGCACCTTCCTCGTGCACCTGCCGCTCCTCGAGGAGGGCACATGA
- a CDS encoding GDP-mannose 4,6-dehydratase, with translation MSAPQSVLVTGAAGFVGSTLVDRLLGEGRRVVGLDNFDPFYPEPLKRANLARARDHTGFELVEGDIRDAAAIARAFEVAEPEVVVHLAALAGVRPSLERPADYSDVNLNGTTRLFAAGAERHRPRFVFASSSSVYGEREQGPFRESDPVERPISPYAATKRAGELIAHTFHHAYDMGVTCLRIFTAYGPRQRPDLAVRKFAERIRRGDTLPVYGDGSSLRDFTYVDDLVEGICRAIDRDLGFEILNFGAGRQVSVREMVETLERALGQKAQVDYQAPQTGDVRQTWADTSLAQARLGFRPEVPFETGVERFVRWLLEDGER, from the coding sequence TTGAGTGCACCCCAGTCGGTGCTCGTCACCGGGGCTGCCGGCTTCGTGGGATCGACACTCGTAGATCGCCTGCTCGGGGAAGGTCGCCGGGTCGTGGGGCTCGACAACTTCGATCCCTTCTATCCCGAGCCGCTGAAGCGGGCGAACCTCGCCCGGGCACGCGACCACACCGGGTTCGAGCTGGTCGAGGGAGACATTCGCGACGCGGCCGCGATCGCGCGTGCCTTCGAGGTCGCGGAGCCCGAGGTCGTCGTGCACCTCGCGGCGCTCGCCGGCGTGCGACCCAGCCTCGAGCGGCCCGCCGACTACTCCGACGTCAACCTGAACGGTACCACGCGGCTCTTTGCCGCCGGTGCCGAGCGCCACCGACCGCGCTTCGTGTTCGCGTCGTCGTCGTCGGTCTACGGCGAGCGCGAGCAGGGACCGTTCCGGGAGTCGGACCCGGTCGAGCGTCCGATCTCTCCCTATGCCGCCACGAAGCGCGCCGGCGAGCTGATCGCCCATACCTTTCACCACGCCTACGACATGGGCGTGACCTGCCTGCGAATCTTCACCGCCTACGGGCCGCGGCAGCGACCCGATCTGGCGGTTCGCAAGTTCGCCGAGCGCATTCGCCGGGGCGACACCCTGCCGGTCTATGGCGACGGCTCGAGTTTGCGAGACTTCACCTACGTCGACGATCTGGTCGAGGGCATCTGCCGTGCGATCGACCGCGACCTGGGGTTCGAGATCCTGAACTTCGGAGCCGGCCGCCAGGTCTCGGTGCGCGAGATGGTCGAGACGCTGGAGCGGGCCCTGGGCCAGAAGGCGCAGGTCGACTACCAGGCCCCACAAACGGGTGATGTTCGCCAGACGTGGGCCGATACGAGCCTGGCGCAAGCGCGCCTGGGCTTCCGCCCCGAAGTGCCGTTCGAAACGGGTGTCGAGCGGTTCGTGCGTTGGCTGCTGGAGGATGGAGAGCGTTGA
- a CDS encoding AAA family ATPase, producing MYEEYFGLVRQPFEMTPDPSFLYLGDTHREGLAMLHYALQAKKGFVALTGEVGTGKTTLIHSLISQLDPGMPSAFIFNPKLEPLDFLRMLFDEFGIEAECQSKAEYLMTLNHFLIDCLSRDQIALLIIDEAQNLSPEMLEEVRLLSNLETPTSKLLQIILVGQPELDDMLDREDLRQLRQRIVLRHHLRPFDAIELDHYVEERLRLAGYTGKGIFKRTAMKELMAVTGGIPRIVNVVCDSALLLGYSRNEEAIDGAIIREAATELRLIKPNAKSASEPKKKAAGNASSTQAEQPKRRRRWLGLFD from the coding sequence ATGTACGAAGAGTACTTCGGGCTTGTACGACAGCCCTTCGAGATGACGCCCGATCCGTCGTTCCTGTACCTGGGCGACACCCACCGCGAAGGCCTCGCCATGTTGCACTACGCGCTGCAGGCGAAGAAGGGCTTCGTGGCGCTGACCGGTGAGGTCGGCACGGGCAAGACCACCCTGATCCACTCGCTGATCTCCCAGCTCGATCCGGGTATGCCCTCCGCGTTCATTTTCAACCCGAAGCTCGAGCCGCTGGACTTCCTGCGGATGCTCTTCGATGAGTTTGGGATCGAGGCCGAGTGTCAGTCCAAGGCCGAGTACCTGATGACGCTCAACCACTTCCTCATCGACTGCCTGAGCCGCGATCAGATCGCACTTCTGATCATCGACGAGGCGCAGAACCTGTCGCCCGAGATGCTCGAGGAAGTGCGTCTGCTCTCGAACCTCGAGACTCCCACTTCGAAGCTCTTGCAGATCATCCTCGTCGGTCAGCCCGAGCTCGACGACATGCTCGACCGAGAGGATCTCCGCCAGCTGCGCCAACGGATCGTGCTCCGTCACCACCTCCGTCCCTTCGATGCGATCGAACTCGACCACTACGTCGAGGAGCGATTACGGCTCGCCGGCTACACCGGCAAGGGCATCTTCAAGCGCACCGCGATGAAGGAGCTGATGGCCGTGACCGGCGGCATCCCGCGCATCGTCAACGTGGTGTGCGACTCCGCGCTGCTGCTCGGCTACTCGCGCAACGAAGAAGCGATCGACGGAGCCATCATCCGCGAGGCCGCGACCGAGCTGCGGCTGATCAAGCCCAACGCGAAATCTGCATCCGAGCCGAAGAAGAAGGCGGCCGGGAACGCGTCGTCCACCCAAGCCGAGCAGCCGAAGCGTCGCCGACGCTGGCTCGGGCTGTTCGACTAG